The following are encoded in a window of Sulfurimonas sp. C5 genomic DNA:
- the abc-f gene encoding ribosomal protection-like ABC-F family protein, producing MALIDLQNISKHYSAQKILVEVNFHVDEGERIVIIGKNGSGKSTLMKIVNGSLDADEGRRIVQNDIEVKMLDQRPVFEEGHNVREAVEAGLKEINAAKDRYNELTNLLAEDFENKTLLKEHEKLSNYIEHHSAWNLDDKIERIIQHFDLKQYEDKPIALLSGGEQRRVALASLLLQKPDVLLLDEPTNHLDVYMVEFLEELLLKEKFTLVFISHDRYFIDRVATKSIEVEDCALREYKGGYSDYLRQKEQYLQNLQKQHETLLSLLKRENEWYSRGVRARLKRNEGRKERLMELREAAKSNPSKIRKMSMELQREAKHFNRDKSINKQKMLFEIEDLHVKLGDKELLHDFTTRILQKDVIAIVGPNGSGKSTLLKVLLGRIKPISGKIKKGEFTVGYFDQHREMLDDDKNLIETFCPNGGDRVSVQGKDLHVYGYLKNFLFPREFLDKKIGVLSGGEKNRVALALLFTKKVDILILDEPTNDLDIPTINILEEQLTNFPGAVILVSHDRYFVDKIAKKLFIFKKDKTIEESYQQYSEYLELEKELHELDEMEKEALVIEEKPKEEIKEKPKPVKLTYKEKIALEKLPAEIEALELQIEEKNNCLANPACYEEIGISVLAKELEELEALYEEKVEELLTIEEKVEAIENGSS from the coding sequence ATGGCACTAATAGACTTACAAAATATCTCAAAACATTACTCTGCACAAAAAATCTTGGTTGAAGTGAACTTCCATGTCGATGAAGGTGAACGTATCGTTATCATCGGAAAAAACGGTAGCGGTAAATCGACTTTAATGAAGATAGTCAACGGCTCGCTAGATGCTGATGAGGGTAGACGCATTGTACAAAACGATATTGAAGTCAAAATGCTTGATCAACGCCCTGTTTTTGAAGAAGGGCATAACGTCCGCGAAGCCGTAGAAGCAGGTTTAAAAGAGATTAACGCCGCAAAAGATCGCTATAACGAGCTTACAAATCTTTTAGCTGAAGATTTTGAAAATAAGACACTTTTAAAAGAACATGAAAAACTCTCTAACTACATCGAACACCATTCTGCATGGAATTTAGATGATAAGATCGAGCGTATTATTCAGCACTTTGATCTCAAACAATATGAGGACAAACCGATAGCGCTTCTCAGCGGAGGGGAACAAAGACGTGTAGCTCTTGCTTCACTTCTGCTGCAAAAACCTGATGTACTTCTCCTTGATGAGCCTACCAACCACCTTGACGTATATATGGTTGAGTTTTTGGAAGAGCTTCTTTTAAAAGAGAAATTTACTCTTGTATTTATTTCCCACGACCGTTACTTCATAGATCGTGTAGCAACAAAATCGATTGAAGTTGAAGATTGTGCCCTTAGGGAATACAAAGGTGGTTACAGTGACTACTTAAGACAAAAAGAGCAGTACCTGCAAAATCTTCAAAAACAACATGAAACACTTCTCTCGTTACTTAAACGTGAAAATGAGTGGTATTCACGCGGTGTTAGAGCAAGGCTTAAACGTAATGAAGGACGTAAAGAACGTTTAATGGAGTTACGTGAAGCTGCAAAAAGCAACCCCTCAAAGATCAGAAAAATGTCTATGGAGTTACAGCGTGAAGCTAAACACTTCAACCGTGACAAAAGTATAAACAAACAAAAAATGCTTTTTGAGATCGAAGATTTACATGTAAAACTAGGTGATAAAGAGTTATTACACGATTTTACAACAAGGATTTTACAAAAAGACGTAATCGCAATCGTAGGTCCAAACGGAAGTGGAAAATCAACTCTTTTAAAAGTATTGCTGGGGCGTATCAAACCTATATCCGGGAAAATTAAAAAAGGGGAATTTACAGTAGGCTACTTCGATCAGCACCGTGAGATGCTTGACGATGACAAAAACCTTATTGAGACTTTTTGTCCAAACGGCGGTGATCGTGTAAGTGTACAGGGAAAAGATTTACATGTATACGGATACCTCAAAAACTTTCTATTCCCGAGAGAGTTTTTAGACAAGAAGATCGGTGTGCTTAGCGGTGGGGAAAAAAACCGTGTAGCACTTGCCCTGCTCTTTACTAAAAAAGTAGATATTTTAATTCTCGATGAGCCTACAAATGATCTCGATATTCCAACGATCAATATCTTGGAAGAACAACTTACAAATTTTCCTGGTGCGGTAATACTTGTAAGTCACGATAGATACTTTGTAGACAAAATTGCAAAAAAACTCTTCATCTTTAAAAAAGACAAAACAATCGAAGAGTCGTATCAACAGTACAGTGAGTATCTTGAACTTGAAAAAGAACTCCATGAACTAGATGAGATGGAAAAAGAGGCTTTGGTTATTGAAGAAAAGCCAAAAGAGGAAATCAAAGAGAAACCAAAACCTGTCAAACTGACATATAAAGAGAAAATTGCTCTTGAAAAACTCCCTGCCGAGATTGAAGCATTGGAATTACAGATCGAGGAAAAGAACAACTGTTTGGCAAATCCTGCATGCTATGAAGAGATTGGTATTTCAGTTTTAGCAAAAGAATTAGAAGAACTTGAAGCCCTCTATGAAGAGAAGGTGGAAGAGCTTTTAACTATTGAAGAAAAAGTAGAGGCGATAGAAAATGGCTCATCATAA
- a CDS encoding polysaccharide deacetylase family protein, translated as MKKIILLIFIVFSTFADEHAVVFMYHHFGNEKYPSTNVTKEQFQAQLDYLFKNNYNVVKLSTVINLLKQNKPLPPKTVVLTIDDAYKSVYTVAFKMLKRYKYQCTVFVNTHAVDVGSKFYMSWDEMREMQKYGIEFSNHSYSHPYLLQKKDLLNKEIQYAQKRLQEELGKHTNENPKMFSYPFGEYDEELQNYLEKNSYVGITQTSGVLYKGNLNHVPRYPMAERYAALEEFALKLNTLPLPINSIQEYMTNNPPTLQIKLKKHMGIRCYLSSGEPIDVKWLDDTTFQTKSKEKIRFRREKYTCTAEAENDKWYWYSHLWIFKD; from the coding sequence ATGAAGAAAATTATTTTACTAATATTTATCGTTTTTAGTACTTTTGCAGATGAACATGCCGTTGTATTTATGTATCATCATTTTGGAAATGAAAAGTATCCTTCAACCAACGTTACAAAAGAGCAGTTTCAAGCACAATTAGATTATCTATTCAAAAATAATTATAATGTAGTCAAACTCTCAACAGTTATAAATTTGTTAAAACAAAACAAACCTTTACCGCCGAAAACAGTAGTACTTACAATTGACGATGCTTACAAGTCTGTTTATACCGTAGCGTTTAAGATGTTGAAGAGGTATAAATATCAATGTACTGTTTTTGTAAATACACATGCAGTTGATGTGGGATCAAAATTCTATATGAGTTGGGATGAGATGAGAGAGATGCAAAAGTACGGAATTGAGTTTTCCAATCACTCTTATTCACATCCATATTTACTTCAAAAAAAAGATCTCTTAAACAAAGAGATTCAATATGCACAAAAAAGACTACAGGAGGAACTTGGCAAACATACCAATGAAAACCCTAAAATGTTTTCATATCCGTTTGGAGAGTATGATGAGGAGCTGCAAAACTATTTAGAAAAAAATAGTTATGTAGGGATTACGCAAACATCTGGAGTACTGTACAAAGGAAATCTCAATCATGTTCCTCGTTACCCTATGGCAGAACGATATGCAGCTCTAGAAGAGTTTGCTTTAAAACTAAACACTTTACCTCTACCTATAAACTCCATACAAGAATATATGACCAATAACCCTCCAACACTGCAAATTAAGCTCAAAAAACATATGGGTATCAGATGTTACTTATCTAGTGGAGAACCTATAGATGTTAAATGGTTGGATGATACTACGTTTCAAACAAAATCCAAAGAAAAAATCAGATTCAGAAGGGAAAAATATACATGTACGGCTGAAGCAGAAAATGACAAATGGTATTGGTATAGCCATTTATGGATTTTCAAAGACTAA
- the htpG gene encoding molecular chaperone HtpG: MATHKFQTEANQILHLMIHSLYSNKEIFLRELISNASDALDKLNMLHLTDDKYKTINFNPRIDLVPNKDEKTLTIIDSGIGMNEEDLMNNLGTIAKSGTKAFLESLSGDQKQDSQLIGQFGVGFYAAFMVAGKVEVTTKKAGEEKAYKWVSNGSGEFDIEEATKESHGTEIKLFLNDDETEFTETFRLESLIKKYSNHIPFAIFMDKENYIPAKTDDEGNETEPAKTEVNNEQINKANALWSIAKSEVSDEEYKDFYQTIAHSSEEPLAWMHNKAEGAIEYTTLFYIPSKAPMDIYRVDYQSGIKLYINRVFITDDEKELMPTYLRFLRGVIDSKDLPLNVSREILQSNAVMAKIKNASVKKVLSELAKMMNKEPEKYDTFYKEFGNVLKEGLYNDFGNREKILELLKFNTLNSNEQTSIEEFIKNVDEDKKEIYYITGKSSLDMLKKSPVLEKFKAKNIDVLVLNEEVDTIIFPMVTEYKDYKLVNVTDAKLEESEEEQKAKEELSKEYEGFTNEIKELLGEEVKAVEVAPELVESAVAIKADKEDPAYMMAQMMKQMGQGGDVPEPAPILQVNPNHDLIKKLKESADQNLIADAAHVLLDQARLFDGQELKDTADFVTRLNRIITKAL; encoded by the coding sequence ATGGCAACACATAAGTTTCAAACTGAAGCAAATCAAATACTACATTTAATGATTCACTCACTCTATTCAAATAAAGAGATTTTTTTACGTGAGCTAATCTCTAATGCCTCGGATGCATTGGACAAACTTAATATGCTCCATTTAACAGATGATAAATACAAAACTATAAACTTTAATCCTCGTATCGATTTAGTACCGAACAAAGATGAAAAAACATTAACAATTATAGACAGCGGTATCGGTATGAACGAAGAGGACCTAATGAATAACTTAGGTACGATCGCAAAGTCAGGTACAAAAGCGTTCTTAGAGTCTTTAAGCGGTGATCAAAAACAGGATTCTCAACTGATCGGACAATTCGGAGTAGGTTTTTACGCAGCATTTATGGTAGCTGGTAAAGTTGAGGTTACTACGAAAAAAGCCGGTGAAGAGAAAGCGTACAAGTGGGTCAGTAACGGTTCGGGTGAATTTGACATCGAAGAGGCAACAAAAGAGTCTCACGGTACTGAGATCAAACTTTTCCTTAACGATGATGAAACAGAGTTTACTGAAACTTTCAGACTTGAATCTCTGATCAAAAAATACTCTAACCATATTCCGTTTGCGATATTTATGGACAAAGAAAACTATATCCCTGCAAAAACAGATGATGAAGGGAATGAAACTGAGCCTGCTAAAACTGAAGTAAACAATGAGCAGATCAATAAGGCAAATGCACTTTGGAGTATTGCAAAATCTGAAGTTTCTGATGAAGAGTACAAAGATTTTTACCAAACAATCGCGCATTCTAGCGAAGAGCCTTTAGCTTGGATGCACAATAAAGCAGAAGGTGCAATCGAATATACGACACTTTTCTACATCCCAAGCAAAGCACCTATGGATATCTACAGAGTAGATTATCAGTCAGGTATCAAACTGTACATCAACCGTGTATTTATTACAGATGATGAAAAAGAATTAATGCCGACATACTTAAGATTTTTACGCGGTGTAATCGATTCAAAAGATTTACCTCTAAACGTATCTCGTGAGATCTTACAAAGCAATGCAGTAATGGCAAAAATCAAAAATGCTTCAGTGAAAAAAGTACTTTCAGAGCTTGCTAAAATGATGAATAAAGAACCTGAGAAATACGATACTTTCTATAAAGAGTTTGGAAATGTACTTAAAGAAGGACTTTATAATGATTTTGGAAACCGTGAAAAGATCTTAGAGTTATTAAAGTTCAATACACTTAATTCAAATGAGCAAACATCGATCGAAGAGTTTATAAAAAATGTAGATGAAGATAAAAAAGAGATCTACTATATTACTGGAAAATCTTCACTTGATATGCTGAAAAAATCTCCTGTATTAGAGAAGTTTAAAGCAAAAAATATCGACGTACTTGTTCTAAATGAAGAGGTAGACACGATCATCTTCCCAATGGTTACAGAATACAAAGACTACAAACTTGTAAATGTTACGGATGCAAAGTTAGAAGAGAGTGAAGAGGAGCAAAAAGCGAAAGAGGAACTTTCAAAAGAATACGAAGGTTTCACAAACGAGATCAAAGAGCTTCTAGGTGAAGAGGTAAAAGCTGTTGAAGTTGCTCCTGAACTTGTTGAATCTGCTGTTGCAATTAAAGCAGATAAAGAAGATCCTGCTTATATGATGGCACAAATGATGAAACAGATGGGTCAAGGCGGTGATGTGCCAGAACCTGCACCAATTTTACAAGTAAATCCAAATCATGATCTGATCAAAAAACTAAAAGAGTCAGCTGATCAAAATCTAATTGCAGATGCTGCACACGTACTTCTTGACCAGGCAAGACTGTTTGACGGTCAGGAGTTAAAAGATACGGCAGACTTTGTTACAAGATTAAACAGAATTATCACAAAAGCCCTCTAA
- a CDS encoding biotin/lipoyl-containing protein, translated as MAKKFIDIMDTTFRDGFQSVFGGRVLMDDFFPAVEAAKTAGITHYEFGGGARFQSLYFYLREDAFEMMDKFRKIVGPDANLQTLARGVNTVMLDTGSKDLIDLHAKMFKKHGATTIRNFDALNDVENLKYSGERITHHGLKHEVVVTMMDLPPGCHGAHTVEFYEKTLRDILDSGIPYTSVCFKDASGTSNPQKVFETIQMARKLLPDDTHIRLHTHETAGVSVAAYMAALEAGVDGIDLAASPVSGGTSQPDMLTMLHATKGMDFDLGGLDIGKILTYEKELQGCLEDYFLPPEATMVSPIIPFSPMPGGALTANTQMMRDNDIMDKFPEVIAAMQEVVEKGGYGTSVTPVSQFYFQQALNNVMQGPWKAIAPGYGRMVLGYFGKTPVAPDPEIVKIASEKLGLEPTTEKALDLADADPAKSLESWINVLKEEGIEITEENIFIAAACQEKGIAFLKGEGELNVRKLSQMKKDCKEGNKEMSGNYTVVVDGQKFSVQVAEGNADIQVTAVNGESVAPAAAAPAAATSGDGDPIKALLPGNVWKIVANPGQSVNEGDVIMILESMKMEIDVVAHRGGVIKSINVATNDKVVEGQVVAVLG; from the coding sequence ATGGCTAAAAAATTTATTGATATAATGGATACAACTTTTAGAGACGGTTTCCAATCAGTTTTTGGTGGTCGTGTACTAATGGATGATTTCTTTCCAGCAGTAGAAGCCGCAAAAACAGCTGGAATTACACACTACGAATTTGGTGGGGGAGCTAGATTCCAATCGTTATACTTCTACTTAAGAGAAGATGCGTTTGAGATGATGGATAAATTTCGTAAGATTGTGGGACCTGATGCAAACTTACAAACATTAGCTCGCGGTGTAAACACGGTAATGTTAGATACAGGTTCAAAAGATCTTATCGATCTTCATGCAAAAATGTTTAAAAAACACGGTGCAACTACAATTCGTAACTTCGATGCATTAAACGATGTTGAAAACTTAAAGTATTCAGGTGAGAGAATCACTCATCACGGACTTAAGCATGAAGTAGTTGTAACTATGATGGATTTACCACCGGGATGTCACGGAGCACACACTGTAGAATTTTATGAAAAAACTCTTCGTGATATCTTAGATAGCGGTATTCCATACACAAGTGTATGTTTTAAAGATGCATCAGGTACTTCTAATCCGCAAAAAGTTTTTGAAACTATTCAAATGGCTAGAAAACTTCTTCCAGACGATACACATATCCGTTTACATACTCATGAAACTGCTGGTGTTTCTGTAGCTGCTTATATGGCTGCTTTAGAAGCTGGTGTTGACGGTATCGATTTAGCAGCTTCACCTGTAAGTGGTGGAACAAGTCAACCGGATATGCTTACAATGTTACATGCTACTAAAGGTATGGATTTTGATCTTGGTGGTTTAGACATCGGTAAAATCTTAACTTATGAAAAAGAACTTCAAGGATGTTTAGAAGATTATTTCTTACCACCTGAAGCTACTATGGTTTCTCCAATTATTCCATTCTCACCAATGCCGGGTGGTGCACTTACTGCAAACACTCAAATGATGCGTGATAATGATATTATGGATAAATTTCCAGAAGTAATCGCAGCTATGCAAGAGGTTGTTGAAAAAGGTGGATATGGTACATCTGTAACTCCAGTTTCACAATTTTATTTCCAACAAGCATTAAACAACGTAATGCAAGGTCCATGGAAAGCTATTGCTCCAGGTTACGGAAGAATGGTTCTTGGATATTTCGGTAAAACTCCTGTTGCTCCGGATCCAGAGATTGTAAAAATTGCTTCTGAGAAATTAGGTTTAGAGCCTACAACAGAAAAAGCACTTGATTTAGCTGACGCTGATCCTGCAAAATCTTTAGAGAGCTGGATTAACGTACTAAAAGAAGAAGGTATTGAAATTACAGAAGAAAATATCTTCATTGCAGCAGCATGTCAAGAAAAAGGTATCGCTTTCCTAAAAGGTGAAGGTGAATTAAACGTAAGAAAATTATCTCAAATGAAAAAAGATTGTAAGGAAGGTAATAAAGAAATGAGTGGAAACTATACAGTAGTAGTAGACGGACAAAAATTTAGTGTTCAAGTTGCAGAAGGTAACGCAGATATTCAAGTAACAGCGGTTAATGGTGAAAGTGTAGCTCCAGCAGCTGCAGCTCCAGCAGCAGCAACTTCAGGTGACGGTGATCCAATCAAAGCTTTACTTCCAGGAAATGTATGGAAAATCGTTGCTAATCCAG
- a CDS encoding 3-deoxy-7-phosphoheptulonate synthase class II, giving the protein MSIWTPSSWRGKPILQQPTYPDQKKLEDVLSELKNYPPLVFAGEVRSLKEQLAQVANGKAFLLQGGDCAESFSEFHADNIRDTFKALMQMAVVMTYAGGLPVVKVGRLGGQFAKPRSSDTETIDGVTLDSYRGDIINSVDFNSASRVPDPERMIKAYNQSTSTQNLLRAFASGGLADLHQVHKWTLDFAHQGDVTQKYEKLADDIQQSLKFMEACGITSKTYRTLRETDFFTSHEALLLPYEEAFTRRDSITGDWYNVAAHMVWIGDRTRQLDGAHVEYMKGIKNPIGIKAGPSMDPEDLIRLANAVNPENEAGRLNIIVRMGANKVAEGMPSLIRAVEREGLNVVWSCDPMHGNTIKSSNNYKTRPVDDILTEMKQFFQVHKAEGTHAGGVHLEMTGKNVTECIGGVFTVTEEDLSSRYHTHCDPRLNADQSLELAFLIADSLKEAQK; this is encoded by the coding sequence ATGAGTATATGGACCCCATCAAGCTGGAGAGGAAAACCAATTTTACAACAGCCAACTTATCCTGATCAAAAGAAGTTGGAAGATGTTCTATCGGAGCTAAAAAACTATCCACCACTAGTGTTTGCTGGAGAGGTTCGTTCACTAAAAGAACAGTTAGCACAAGTTGCAAACGGAAAAGCATTTTTACTACAAGGTGGTGATTGTGCTGAAAGTTTTAGTGAATTTCATGCAGATAACATTCGTGATACTTTTAAAGCTTTAATGCAAATGGCAGTTGTGATGACATATGCCGGTGGTCTTCCGGTTGTAAAAGTTGGACGTCTTGGCGGTCAATTTGCAAAACCTAGATCAAGTGATACTGAAACAATTGACGGTGTTACGTTAGATTCTTACCGTGGTGATATTATCAACTCTGTTGATTTTAATTCTGCATCACGTGTACCGGATCCTGAACGTATGATCAAAGCATACAATCAATCTACATCAACACAAAATCTTTTACGTGCATTTGCTTCTGGAGGTTTAGCAGATCTTCATCAAGTACACAAATGGACTTTAGATTTTGCTCATCAAGGTGATGTAACACAAAAGTACGAAAAACTTGCAGATGATATTCAGCAGTCACTTAAATTCATGGAAGCATGTGGAATTACATCTAAAACGTACAGAACTCTTCGTGAAACAGATTTCTTTACATCTCACGAAGCTCTTTTACTTCCATATGAAGAAGCGTTTACAAGAAGAGATTCAATTACAGGTGATTGGTACAATGTAGCAGCACATATGGTTTGGATCGGTGATAGAACTCGTCAGCTTGACGGTGCTCACGTTGAATACATGAAAGGGATTAAAAACCCTATCGGCATTAAAGCAGGACCATCTATGGATCCTGAAGATTTAATTCGTCTTGCAAACGCAGTGAATCCTGAAAATGAGGCAGGTCGTCTAAACATTATTGTTCGTATGGGTGCAAACAAAGTAGCCGAAGGTATGCCTTCACTTATTCGTGCTGTTGAGAGAGAAGGTTTAAATGTAGTTTGGTCATGTGACCCGATGCATGGAAATACAATCAAGTCTTCAAATAACTATAAAACTCGTCCGGTTGATGATATCTTAACAGAGATGAAACAGTTCTTCCAAGTACATAAAGCTGAAGGAACTCACGCAGGTGGTGTTCACTTAGAGATGACAGGGAAAAACGTTACTGAATGTATTGGTGGTGTATTTACGGTAACTGAAGAAGATTTAAGTTCACGTTATCATACACACTGTGATCCTCGTCTAAACGCTGATCAATCTTTAGAGCTTGCATTCTTAATTGCAGATTCTTTAAAAGAAGCACAAAAGTAG
- a CDS encoding DUF808 domain-containing protein codes for MTGGFFAVFDDIATLLDDAASMTKVATKKTAGILGDDLAVNAQKASDFAASREIPVLWAITKGSFINKLIILPLAFLLSYFASWAIIPILMLGGAYLAFEGAEKVLEWIMPHKHHKHENPDLHLSEDEILYIEKEKIKSAIKTDFILSIEIVIMALGVVLNETLATQIIAVTIVAFLATIGVYGIVTLIVRMDDIGFHLIATAKETNKFRKGIGLMLVRSLPKVIKSLTIIGTLAMLLVAGGIYMHNWHQLHELFHFLPTMLSELLIGLILGALVLGVEKVFSQLKKVIISTKK; via the coding sequence ATGACAGGTGGTTTTTTCGCAGTCTTTGACGACATTGCAACTCTTTTAGATGATGCGGCATCTATGACAAAAGTCGCTACTAAAAAAACAGCGGGTATTTTAGGTGACGACTTGGCTGTCAATGCACAAAAAGCTTCTGACTTTGCAGCTTCCCGTGAGATCCCTGTTCTATGGGCAATTACAAAAGGCTCATTTATAAATAAACTCATCATCTTACCTCTTGCATTTTTACTCAGCTATTTTGCTTCTTGGGCTATTATTCCAATACTTATGCTCGGTGGAGCTTATTTAGCTTTTGAAGGAGCTGAAAAAGTTTTAGAATGGATCATGCCACACAAACATCATAAACATGAAAACCCCGACTTGCACCTAAGCGAAGATGAAATACTCTATATAGAAAAAGAGAAGATCAAGTCTGCCATTAAAACAGATTTTATTCTCTCAATAGAGATCGTCATCATGGCTTTGGGTGTAGTGCTGAATGAAACACTAGCAACTCAGATCATTGCCGTAACTATAGTAGCTTTTTTAGCAACTATCGGTGTATATGGGATAGTAACTCTTATTGTACGTATGGACGATATCGGTTTTCATCTCATTGCAACTGCAAAAGAGACAAATAAGTTTCGTAAAGGTATCGGTTTAATGCTTGTACGTTCCCTGCCAAAAGTGATCAAATCACTTACGATTATCGGTACTCTTGCTATGCTTTTAGTTGCAGGAGGAATCTATATGCACAACTGGCACCAACTCCATGAGCTATTTCATTTTCTGCCGACTATGCTATCGGAACTTCTGATCGGACTTATTCTTGGGGCTTTGGTTTTAGGAGTTGAAAAAGTGTTCTCACAGCTAAAGAAAGTTATAATTTCGACAAAAAAATAA
- a CDS encoding DASS family sodium-coupled anion symporter, translating into MAHHKHSNKIIHLKQLFIFIFGVALWFSPTPDGLTLQAWHLFSIFISIILAVILEAFPIFTASIIGLSFSVLTTTLTPKEAYSGFSQSFILLIIVAFLIARGVIKSGLGKRIAFLIIKKFGKSSLGLGYSMIAADMFIAPAFPSNTARSGVLFPIVNALAADSGSKVADGTRKKLGAYLMMTSMAGITISSAMWLTAMAANPAGVKMAQEFGVNISFGSWALAAFLPTLLAFIAIPWVLFKLFPPEIKHTPNAPEIAKQELEHMGNIHKNEYIMGFTFIAMVTLWVLSPVFGFDKTAVAFLGLAALMISNIFTMDDLAHEGRALGTLIWFAILYSMSSELNHLGFMSWLGDHISTFVIGYSWQMVYVLLVLAYVFIHYFFVSQTAQMLALFSVFLGVGVNTGVPAELLALMLLFATNFNAMITPQGSSANVIYLGSGYILSNEVYKYGGIITLLNSFIYLVFGSFWIIAVV; encoded by the coding sequence ATGGCTCATCATAAACACTCTAATAAAATTATACATCTCAAACAACTTTTCATCTTCATCTTTGGAGTTGCATTATGGTTCTCTCCTACTCCCGATGGACTGACACTCCAAGCCTGGCATCTTTTTTCAATCTTTATCTCAATTATTTTAGCTGTTATTCTCGAAGCTTTTCCTATATTTACCGCATCAATCATAGGGCTTAGTTTTAGCGTACTAACGACGACGTTAACACCAAAAGAAGCCTACAGTGGTTTTTCTCAAAGCTTTATTCTTCTCATCATTGTTGCTTTTTTAATTGCCCGCGGTGTTATCAAATCTGGTCTTGGTAAAAGAATTGCTTTTTTAATCATCAAAAAATTTGGTAAATCCTCTTTGGGACTCGGGTATTCAATGATAGCGGCAGATATGTTTATAGCTCCTGCTTTTCCAAGCAATACGGCACGTAGCGGTGTATTGTTTCCTATCGTCAATGCTCTAGCAGCTGACAGCGGTTCGAAAGTAGCGGACGGAACTCGTAAAAAACTCGGAGCTTATTTGATGATGACCTCAATGGCTGGGATCACTATCTCATCTGCAATGTGGCTTACTGCAATGGCTGCAAATCCTGCCGGTGTGAAGATGGCGCAAGAGTTTGGAGTCAACATCTCTTTTGGTTCATGGGCTTTGGCCGCATTTTTGCCTACCCTACTAGCTTTTATAGCTATTCCCTGGGTACTTTTTAAACTCTTTCCTCCTGAGATCAAACACACACCGAATGCTCCAGAAATTGCAAAACAAGAGCTAGAGCATATGGGTAATATACATAAGAACGAATACATTATGGGCTTTACTTTTATAGCAATGGTAACACTATGGGTGCTCTCCCCTGTTTTTGGATTTGACAAAACGGCAGTGGCATTTTTAGGGCTGGCTGCACTGATGATAAGCAATATTTTTACTATGGATGATCTCGCTCATGAAGGACGTGCACTCGGCACGCTTATATGGTTTGCTATTTTATATTCTATGAGTTCAGAGTTAAACCATTTAGGATTTATGTCTTGGTTAGGTGATCACATCTCAACTTTTGTTATAGGATATTCATGGCAGATGGTATATGTTTTACTGGTTCTTGCCTATGTATTTATCCACTACTTCTTTGTTTCACAAACAGCTCAAATGCTTGCACTGTTTTCAGTCTTTTTAGGTGTAGGTGTAAATACCGGTGTACCTGCTGAGCTTTTAGCACTCATGCTTCTGTTTGCAACAAATTTTAATGCTATGATCACACCGCAAGGTTCATCTGCAAATGTTATCTATTTAGGTTCTGGGTATATTCTCTCAAACGAAGTATATAAATACGGGGGAATTATTACACTGCTGAACAGTTTTATCTATTTAGTTTTTGGAAGTTTTTGGATTATTGCGGTAGTATAA
- a CDS encoding OadG family protein, whose translation METNLVIEGMKFMLLGMGTVFSFLIIMILCMNAMSKIVHKFFPEPQASADVNTTSAPAQDKKKIVAAITAAIKYHREG comes from the coding sequence ATGGAAACTAACCTCGTAATTGAGGGGATGAAATTTATGTTATTAGGAATGGGGACAGTATTTTCGTTCTTGATCATTATGATCTTATGTATGAATGCTATGTCTAAAATTGTACATAAATTTTTCCCTGAACCACAAGCTAGTGCGGATGTTAATACAACAAGTGCACCTGCTCAAGACAAAAAAAAGATAGTTGCAGCAATTACGGCAGCTATTAAATATCATAGAGAGGGTTAA